One Leifsonia shinshuensis DNA window includes the following coding sequences:
- a CDS encoding LamB/YcsF family protein, with product MEPSSLTVDLNSDLGESFGAWSMGDDDAMLRLVTSANVACGFHGGDPSTMLATCRLAAENGVAVGAHVSYRDLAGFGRRSMDVPAAELRDEVLYQLAALAGMARVARTAVRYVKPHGALYNRIVHDEAQAAAVVEAVVAFDPSLPVLGLPGSAVERASCARGLRFVREAFVDRGYRADGTLVPRTEPGAVLSDVAAIAARAVRMARDGVVEAADGAEVAIAADSLCVHGDTPGAVRMAEAVRRGLEEAGIAVRPFV from the coding sequence GGAGCCCAGCAGCCTCACCGTCGACCTCAACAGCGACCTCGGCGAGTCCTTCGGCGCCTGGAGCATGGGCGACGACGACGCGATGCTCCGGCTGGTGACCAGCGCGAACGTCGCGTGCGGCTTCCACGGCGGCGACCCCTCCACGATGCTCGCCACCTGCCGGCTCGCCGCGGAGAACGGCGTCGCTGTCGGCGCGCACGTCTCCTATCGCGACCTGGCCGGTTTCGGCCGCCGCAGCATGGACGTCCCTGCCGCCGAGCTGCGCGACGAAGTGCTCTACCAGCTGGCGGCGCTCGCCGGGATGGCGCGGGTGGCCCGGACCGCGGTGCGCTATGTCAAGCCGCACGGCGCCCTCTACAACCGGATCGTCCACGACGAGGCGCAGGCCGCCGCGGTGGTGGAGGCGGTCGTCGCGTTCGATCCGTCGCTGCCGGTGCTCGGCCTCCCGGGCTCGGCCGTCGAGCGGGCGTCCTGCGCGCGCGGGCTGCGGTTCGTGCGCGAGGCGTTCGTGGACCGCGGCTACCGCGCCGACGGCACGCTCGTCCCGCGGACGGAGCCAGGCGCCGTGCTGTCCGACGTGGCCGCCATCGCAGCCCGGGCGGTGCGGATGGCGCGCGACGGCGTGGTGGAGGCCGCCGACGGCGCCGAGGTCGCCATCGCCGCAGACTCCCTCTGCGTGCACGGCGACACCCCGGGCGCTGTGCGCATGGCGGAGGCCGTGCGCCGGGGTTTGGAGGAGGCCGGCATCGCGGTGAGGCCGTTCGTGTGA
- the pxpB gene encoding 5-oxoprolinase subunit PxpB, which translates to MTTRVIPYGDSALLVEFGSLDAVLGMLPALQRTRPPGVVDLVPAARTIAVLLDPHVLSPASARGWIERTAPEPAEAADEEVVDIPVRYDGDDLAEVAALLGIAPAEVVERHTASRWRVAFGGFAPGFAYLVTDHDGLVVPRRATPRTSVPAGSVGLAGAFSGVYPRSSPGGWQLIGRTDATLWDAAADPPALLRPGVVVRFTAVTA; encoded by the coding sequence GTGACCACCCGGGTGATTCCCTACGGCGACAGCGCCCTGCTCGTGGAGTTCGGCTCTCTGGACGCGGTGCTCGGGATGCTGCCCGCCCTCCAGCGCACCCGGCCGCCCGGCGTCGTGGACCTCGTCCCGGCGGCCCGCACCATCGCGGTCCTGCTCGACCCGCACGTGCTGAGCCCGGCGTCCGCCCGCGGCTGGATCGAGCGCACAGCGCCGGAGCCGGCCGAAGCCGCCGACGAGGAGGTGGTGGACATCCCCGTCCGCTACGACGGCGACGACCTGGCCGAGGTGGCGGCGCTGCTCGGCATCGCGCCCGCCGAGGTCGTGGAGCGGCACACGGCCTCCCGGTGGCGCGTCGCGTTCGGCGGTTTCGCCCCGGGGTTCGCCTACCTCGTGACCGATCACGACGGCCTCGTGGTCCCGCGCCGGGCGACCCCGCGCACCTCCGTGCCCGCCGGGTCGGTCGGCCTCGCCGGCGCGTTCAGCGGGGTCTACCCGCGGTCGAGCCCGGGAGGCTGGCAGCTGATCGGCCGCACCGACGCGACGCTCTGGGACGCCGCGGCCGACCCGCCCGCGCTCCTGCGGCCGGGGGTCGTGGTGCGGTTCACGGCGGTGACGGCGTGA